A DNA window from Streptomyces bacillaris contains the following coding sequences:
- a CDS encoding sugar phosphate isomerase/epimerase family protein: MSRTSKDTELARRLSRRNILGVAAGATAATIIGTATAQAAAQGPAKGPGHGPDHGHGHGHGKGKPVLPPGRLGIQLYSLRDKISTLGFAPVFAELEKYGYDEIELAGYTQGSAGPITLAQLKRLAKDHGLNPIGSHVGYYDDDNPGAYTFAQNLEKVLDDAQALGLKHIGTASGPFRYGSTVDGWKRAADDFNKYGAAARKRGMKFYQHNHAEEFSFATDKPDVRLYDVLLAETDPDLVYLEMDIYWAYCAQFRFSKRVDGTRAPLDPLKYVLKYPNRYPLFHVKDGIRDETTRDGYRMTDVGDGDIDYKTFLSKVTSRTHHGRTYHHWQAEHDNPVESLAFARKSSEHLHSLRTGRCGD, from the coding sequence ATGAGCCGCACCTCCAAGGACACCGAACTCGCCCGCAGACTGAGCCGCCGCAACATCCTCGGCGTCGCCGCCGGAGCCACCGCCGCCACGATCATCGGCACGGCGACCGCCCAGGCCGCCGCCCAGGGACCCGCCAAGGGCCCCGGTCACGGGCCGGACCACGGCCACGGGCACGGGCACGGCAAGGGGAAGCCCGTCCTGCCCCCCGGCCGCCTCGGCATCCAGCTCTACAGCCTGCGCGACAAGATCTCCACGCTCGGCTTCGCCCCCGTCTTCGCCGAGCTGGAGAAGTACGGCTACGACGAGATCGAACTGGCCGGCTACACCCAGGGCTCGGCCGGCCCCATCACCCTCGCCCAGCTCAAGCGGCTGGCCAAGGACCACGGCCTCAACCCGATCGGCAGCCACGTCGGCTACTACGACGACGACAACCCCGGCGCCTACACCTTCGCCCAGAACCTGGAGAAGGTCCTGGACGACGCCCAGGCCCTCGGCCTCAAGCACATCGGCACGGCCTCCGGCCCGTTCCGCTACGGCTCCACGGTCGACGGCTGGAAGCGGGCGGCCGACGACTTCAACAAGTACGGCGCCGCCGCCCGTAAGCGGGGGATGAAGTTCTACCAGCACAACCACGCCGAGGAGTTCTCCTTCGCCACCGACAAGCCCGACGTGCGCCTCTACGACGTGCTGCTCGCCGAGACCGATCCCGACCTGGTCTATCTGGAGATGGACATCTACTGGGCCTACTGCGCACAGTTCCGGTTCAGCAAGCGCGTGGACGGCACCCGGGCCCCGCTCGACCCGCTGAAGTACGTCCTCAAGTACCCGAACCGGTACCCCCTGTTCCACGTCAAGGACGGCATACGCGACGAGACGACACGTGACGGCTACCGCATGACGGACGTGGGCGACGGGGACATCGACTACAAGACGTTCCTCTCCAAGGTGACCAGCCGGACCCACCACGGCCGGACCTACCACCACTGGCAGGCCGAGCACGACAACCCGGTCGAGTCGCTCGCCTTCGCCCGGAAGTCCAGTGAGCACCTGCACTCCCTGAGGACGGGCCGCTGCGGCGACTGA
- a CDS encoding nucleotide pyrophosphatase/phosphodiesterase family protein translates to MSNDAPGTTPGTADHQGPTPLLVLDVVGLTPQLLAHMPNLTALGKQGAQAPLSTVLPAVTCAAQSTFLTGAMPAEHGIVANGWYFRELGDVLLWRQHNGLVEGDKLWDAARRAHPGYTVANICWWYAMGADTDWTVTPRPVYYADGRKEPDCYTRPPALHDELTEKLGTFPLFHFWGPGADLVSSQWIIDATRHIITTRTPDLALCYLPHLDYDLQRYGPDDPRSHRAAADLDRAIAPLLADARAEGRTVVALSEYGITRVSRPVDINRALRRAGLLEVHTQDGMEYLDPMASRAFAVADHQLAHVYVRRPEDLEEVRAALADLPGIDQLLDDEGKKAHHLDHPRSGELVAVAEKDAWFTYYYWLDDARAPDFAQLVEIHRKPGYDPVELFMDPEDPYVRLKAVSAVARKKLGLRYRMAVVPLDPSPIRGSHGRLPESDDEGPLILCSTPHAFTDRVRATEVKSLLLQLAGLH, encoded by the coding sequence ATGAGCAACGACGCCCCCGGAACCACCCCGGGCACGGCAGACCACCAGGGCCCCACCCCCCTCCTCGTCCTCGACGTCGTCGGCCTCACCCCGCAGCTGCTCGCCCACATGCCCAACCTCACGGCGCTCGGGAAGCAGGGCGCGCAGGCTCCGCTCTCCACCGTCCTGCCCGCCGTCACCTGCGCCGCCCAGTCCACCTTCCTCACCGGGGCCATGCCCGCCGAACACGGCATCGTCGCCAACGGCTGGTACTTCCGCGAACTGGGCGACGTCCTGCTCTGGCGCCAGCACAACGGGCTCGTCGAGGGCGACAAGCTCTGGGACGCCGCCCGCCGCGCCCACCCCGGCTACACCGTCGCCAACATCTGCTGGTGGTACGCGATGGGCGCCGACACCGACTGGACCGTCACCCCACGCCCCGTCTACTACGCCGACGGCCGCAAGGAACCCGACTGCTACACCCGGCCCCCCGCCCTGCACGACGAACTGACCGAGAAACTCGGCACGTTCCCCCTCTTCCACTTCTGGGGCCCCGGCGCCGACCTGGTCTCCTCCCAATGGATCATCGACGCCACCCGCCACATCATCACCACCCGCACCCCCGACCTCGCCCTCTGCTACCTGCCGCACCTGGACTACGACCTCCAGCGCTACGGCCCCGACGACCCCCGCTCCCACCGGGCCGCCGCCGACCTGGACCGGGCCATCGCCCCGCTGCTGGCCGACGCCCGCGCCGAAGGCCGTACCGTCGTCGCGCTCTCCGAATACGGCATCACCCGCGTCAGCCGCCCCGTCGACATCAACCGGGCGCTGCGCCGGGCGGGCCTGCTGGAGGTGCACACGCAGGACGGCATGGAGTACCTGGACCCGATGGCCTCCCGGGCCTTCGCCGTCGCGGACCACCAGCTCGCCCACGTCTACGTACGCCGCCCCGAGGACCTGGAGGAGGTCCGGGCGGCCCTCGCGGACCTGCCCGGCATCGACCAGCTCCTCGACGACGAGGGCAAGAAGGCGCACCACCTGGACCACCCCCGCTCCGGCGAGCTGGTCGCCGTGGCGGAGAAGGACGCCTGGTTCACGTACTACTACTGGCTCGACGACGCACGCGCCCCCGACTTCGCCCAGCTCGTCGAGATCCACCGCAAGCCCGGCTACGACCCCGTCGAGCTGTTCATGGACCCCGAGGACCCCTACGTACGGCTGAAGGCCGTCTCGGCGGTCGCCCGCAAGAAGCTCGGCCTGCGCTACCGCATGGCGGTCGTCCCCCTGGACCCCTCACCTATTCGCGGCAGCCACGGCCGCCTCCCCGAGAGCGACGACGAAGGTCCGCTCATCCTCTGCTCCACCCCCCACGCGTTCACCGACCGGGTCAGGGCCACCGAAGTGAAGTCCCTGCTCCTCCAGCTTGCCGGACTGCACTGA
- the eboE gene encoding metabolite traffic protein EboE, which translates to MRFRHPDGSVVHLSYCTNVHPAETLDGVRAQLRDHCEPVRRRLGRDRLGIGLWLARDAARALTNDPAELRALRAELDSRGLEVVTLNGFPYEGFGADEVKYRVYRPDWTEPDRLAHTTDLARLLAALLPDDVTEGTISTLPLAWRTPYATDPGAPRTARTALTTLAQRLDALAELTGKSIRVGLEPEPGCTVETTADAIAPLTDVGHERIGICVDTCHLATSFEDPDTALDALTAAGIPVVKSQLSAALHAEHPHLPEVRTALAAFAEPRFLHQTRTRTAAGLRGTDDLDEAIAGGALPDSTPWRAHFHVPLHAPPAPPLTSTLPVLRTALTRLVGGAVPLTRHLEVETYTWQALPAELRPRTRTQLADGIAAELTLARDLLVDLGLKELP; encoded by the coding sequence ATGCGCTTCCGCCACCCGGACGGGTCCGTCGTCCACCTCTCGTACTGCACCAACGTCCACCCAGCCGAGACCCTGGACGGCGTCCGCGCCCAGCTCCGCGACCACTGCGAACCCGTACGCCGCCGACTCGGCCGGGACCGGCTCGGCATCGGCCTCTGGCTCGCCCGGGACGCCGCCCGCGCCCTGACCAACGACCCCGCCGAACTCCGCGCCCTCCGCGCCGAACTCGACAGCCGGGGCCTCGAAGTGGTCACCCTCAACGGCTTCCCGTACGAGGGGTTCGGCGCCGACGAGGTCAAGTACCGGGTCTACCGGCCGGACTGGACCGAACCCGACCGCCTCGCCCACACCACCGACCTGGCCCGCCTCCTGGCCGCCCTCCTCCCCGACGACGTCACCGAGGGCACCATCTCCACCCTCCCGCTCGCCTGGCGCACCCCCTACGCCACCGACCCCGGCGCCCCCCGCACCGCACGCACCGCCCTCACCACGCTCGCCCAGCGCCTGGACGCCCTCGCCGAACTCACCGGCAAGTCCATCCGCGTCGGCCTCGAACCGGAGCCGGGCTGCACCGTGGAGACCACCGCCGACGCCATCGCCCCGCTCACCGACGTCGGCCACGAACGCATCGGCATCTGCGTCGACACCTGCCACCTGGCGACCTCCTTCGAGGACCCCGACACCGCGCTCGACGCCCTGACCGCGGCGGGCATCCCGGTCGTCAAGTCCCAGCTCTCCGCCGCCCTGCACGCCGAACACCCCCACCTGCCCGAGGTCCGCACCGCGCTCGCCGCCTTCGCCGAACCGCGCTTCCTCCACCAGACCCGCACGCGCACCGCCGCCGGGCTGCGCGGCACCGACGACCTGGACGAGGCGATCGCCGGCGGGGCGCTCCCCGACTCCACCCCCTGGCGCGCCCACTTCCACGTACCGCTGCACGCCCCGCCCGCGCCCCCGCTCACCTCCACGCTCCCCGTGCTCCGCACGGCACTGACCCGGCTCGTCGGGGGAGCCGTGCCGCTGACCCGGCACCTGGAGGTGGAGACGTACACCTGGCAGGCGCTCCCCGCCGAACTGCGCCCCCGCACCCGCACCCAGCTCGCGGACGGGATCGCCGCCGAACTCACCCTCGCCCGCGACCTCCTCGTCGACCTCGGCCTCAAGGAGCTGCCATGA
- a CDS encoding TatD family hydrolase, translating to MRIFDPHIHMTSRTTDDYQAMYDAGVRALVEPSFWLGQPRTSPASFYDYFDALLGWEPFRASQYGIAHHCTLALNPKEANDPRCTPVLDALPRYLVKDSVVAVGEIGYDSMTPAEDHALAAQLQLAADHGLPALVHTPHRDKLAGLHRTIDVIRESSLPPEFVLLDHLNETTVKAATDSGCWAGFSIYPDTKMDEDRMVAILKNHGTEKMLVNSAADWGKSDPLKTRKVADAMLKAGFTEDDVDQVLWRNPVAFYGQSGRLQLDTPAPDALHEGNSIRRGGE from the coding sequence ATGCGCATCTTCGACCCCCACATCCATATGACGTCCAGGACCACGGACGACTATCAGGCGATGTACGACGCGGGCGTCCGCGCCCTCGTCGAACCCTCCTTCTGGCTCGGCCAGCCCCGCACCTCGCCCGCCAGCTTCTACGACTACTTCGACGCCCTCCTGGGCTGGGAGCCCTTCCGCGCTTCCCAGTACGGCATCGCCCACCACTGCACGCTCGCCCTCAACCCCAAGGAGGCGAACGACCCCCGCTGCACCCCCGTCCTGGACGCCCTGCCGCGCTATCTGGTCAAGGACTCCGTCGTCGCCGTCGGGGAGATCGGCTACGACTCCATGACCCCGGCCGAGGACCACGCGCTGGCCGCTCAGCTCCAACTCGCCGCCGACCACGGGCTGCCCGCCCTCGTCCACACCCCGCACCGCGACAAGCTCGCCGGTCTCCACCGCACCATCGACGTCATCCGCGAATCGAGCCTCCCCCCGGAGTTCGTCCTGCTCGACCACCTCAACGAGACAACCGTAAAGGCCGCCACTGACAGCGGCTGCTGGGCCGGGTTCTCCATCTACCCGGACACCAAGATGGACGAGGACCGGATGGTCGCCATCCTCAAGAACCACGGCACCGAGAAGATGCTCGTCAACTCGGCCGCCGACTGGGGGAAGAGCGACCCGCTGAAGACCCGCAAGGTCGCCGACGCCATGCTGAAGGCCGGATTCACCGAGGACGACGTCGACCAGGTCCTCTGGCGCAACCCCGTCGCCTTCTACGGCCAGAGCGGCCGCCTCCAGCTGGACACCCCCGCCCCCGACGCGCTCCACGAAGGCAACTCCATCCGGCGCGGCGGGGAGTGA